GTGAAGATTGTAGTAGATGGTACTCAGGCAAAGTTGTCTGACTCTCCATTGAACGTGAATGGAAGATTGTATTTGCCTGTAAGAGACACAGCGAACGCAATGGGTTACTCTGTTGAATCTGTAACCAGCACTCAGGTTTCTTTAGAAAAAGGATCAACGACAAACAGTACAACAAATACTGGTTCTACAGGTAGTCAATCTGGATCGGCAATTGTGCCTAGTCAAAGCTCGGACAATAATACAAGTACAACTACAAGCAAAAAGGTGAAAAATTTGAGAGAAACTTATTCGACAGATGAAAAATTGGATGCGGAGAAGATTCGTACAGCTTTGAATAATGGTACACTTGATGTGAATGCTCAAGATTCAACTAATGGTGGAAATACTCTCCTGATGTACGTAATTGAGGAGGATAATTTCGAGGCATATAAAGCGATTAATCGTAATGCACTTGATGTTAATGTTCAACGTGATGACGGCAAAACAGCGTTAATGCTGTCTGTGATTGAGAATAGTTCGTTTTATTTTGGAGAGGTAATCAATAAGAAGCCAG
This window of the Paenibacillus marchantiae genome carries:
- a CDS encoding stalk domain-containing protein yields the protein MKKMFTKLPTFLLGAVVGITLTTGTAVGATTYLKATQSNVKIVVDGTQAKLSDSPLNVNGRLYLPVRDTANAMGYSVESVTSTQVSLEKGSTTNSTTNTGSTGSQSGSAIVPSQSSDNNTSTTTSKKVKNLRETYSTDEKLDAEKIRTALNNGTLDVNAQDSTNGGNTLLMYVIEEDNFEAYKAINRNALDVNVQRDDGKTALMLSVIENSSFYFGEVINKKPDTKLKDNSKKTALDYAENNSSLRVDLNAYMLFNK